One genomic region from Cyanobium usitatum str. Tous encodes:
- a CDS encoding DUF1651 domain-containing protein: MSKQAWIQDPKTASTMRFQFDPKSWSAHPMYFVDLGRPLPGAPPLLKTRSHMRRNDARQLWLRLKAEGWKQVDPQWGAGVDV, encoded by the coding sequence GTGAGCAAGCAGGCGTGGATCCAGGACCCCAAGACCGCCAGCACAATGCGGTTCCAATTCGATCCCAAGAGCTGGAGCGCACATCCGATGTACTTTGTCGATTTAGGCCGGCCGCTGCCTGGTGCGCCACCGCTGCTCAAGACCCGCAGTCATATGCGCCGTAACGACGCCAGGCAGCTTTGGCTAAGGCTGAAGGCCGAGGGGTGGAAGCAGGTAGACCCCCAGTGGGGCGCTGGCGTAGATGTCTGA
- a CDS encoding ABC transporter permease, with product MTISNPTISNRSQEAAEQPSALAEISQETLALTRRLFLQLQRRPSTLVAGVLQPLIWLVLFGALFAKAPAGLLPGGISYGRFLGAGVIVFTAFSAALNAGLPVMFDREFGFLNRLLVAPLRSRSSIVLASVLYITSLSLVQSLAIMATAALLGYGWPGGVGMLLVLITLLLLVFAVTALSLGLAFALPGHIELIAVIFVANLPLLFASTALAPLSFMPSWLGWLASLNPLTFAIEPIRAAYSGQFSLTAVVLEAPYGDITAGSCLMVLACLAVGLFLLIRPLLDRKLT from the coding sequence ATGACCATCTCCAATCCCACCATCTCCAATCGCTCGCAGGAAGCTGCAGAGCAGCCCTCCGCCCTGGCCGAGATCAGCCAGGAAACCCTGGCGCTCACCAGGCGACTGTTCCTGCAGTTGCAGCGCCGCCCCTCCACCCTGGTGGCTGGAGTGTTGCAACCGCTGATCTGGTTGGTATTGTTTGGGGCTTTGTTTGCCAAGGCTCCCGCAGGCCTGCTGCCAGGTGGTATCAGCTACGGGCGGTTCCTTGGGGCTGGGGTGATTGTCTTCACCGCCTTTAGTGCGGCACTCAACGCCGGCCTACCGGTGATGTTTGATCGGGAATTTGGCTTTCTCAACAGGCTGCTCGTGGCACCCCTGCGCTCCCGCAGTTCGATCGTGCTGGCTTCCGTGCTTTACATCACCAGCTTGAGTCTGGTCCAGAGCTTGGCGATCATGGCTACCGCTGCCCTGTTGGGCTACGGCTGGCCCGGGGGGGTGGGCATGCTGTTGGTGCTCATCACCCTGTTGCTGTTGGTGTTTGCGGTCACGGCCTTGAGCCTGGGCTTGGCCTTTGCCCTGCCGGGTCACATTGAGTTGATCGCTGTGATCTTTGTGGCCAACTTGCCGCTGCTTTTTGCAAGCACGGCGTTGGCACCCCTGTCGTTCATGCCGAGTTGGTTGGGCTGGCTTGCATCCCTGAATCCCCTTACCTTCGCGATTGAACCGATTCGCGCTGCATATTCCGGCCAGTTCTCTCTCACTGCCGTTGTGTTGGAGGCCCCCTACGGTGACATCACCGCTGGCAGCTGCTTGATGGTGTTGGCTTGTTTGGCAGTAGGGTTATTTCTCCTAATTCGACCATTGCTGGATCGCAAGCTCACCTGA